The Candidatus Methylomirabilota bacterium genome contains a region encoding:
- a CDS encoding nitroreductase/quinone reductase family protein gives MKRPRSREPAYLYLTTTGRRTGRPREIEIWFTRLDGRHYVIAEHGRRAHWVRNLLADPSVSVRVGRRRSSARARLVDARREPELARAARERSEAKYGWGDGLVVELAPTSGVPPASRIR, from the coding sequence GTGAAGCGGCCCAGGTCTCGGGAGCCCGCGTACCTCTACCTCACGACGACCGGCCGGCGGACCGGACGCCCGCGCGAGATCGAGATCTGGTTCACCCGGCTCGACGGCCGCCACTACGTGATCGCCGAGCACGGCCGGCGGGCGCACTGGGTCCGGAACCTCCTGGCGGATCCGAGCGTGAGCGTGCGCGTTGGCCGCAGGCGCTCCAGCGCGCGGGCGCGCCTGGTGGACGCCCGGCGCGAGCCTGAGCTCGCCCGCGCCGCGCGGGAGCGCTCCGAGGCTAAGTACGGCTGGGGCGACGGCCTCGTCGTCGAGCTCGCGCCCACGTCCGGAGTGCCACCGGCCTCGCGGATCCGATGA